The following proteins come from a genomic window of Daphnia carinata strain CSIRO-1 chromosome 6, CSIRO_AGI_Dcar_HiC_V3, whole genome shotgun sequence:
- the LOC130690382 gene encoding vascular endothelial growth factor receptor 2-like, with amino-acid sequence MAECLRFVNTVRFRLGLVIVLTGFLISLAIEGRAVVLDKNNGIMLPDKEVQVFNASANISVTCIFIHSVEIKWNVPDYLIKTPGISAMAERLNFIFEKNETHVWSTMTITKARARDTGCYECYLPLFNEVRVKQYLYIYNRRDAVVMEDELVKFRFDIGEEVLIPCNPTHPDVVVQLKRSPQLALGQLSKEELQRDLLSGLSQYWFRQPFKGLRHRNVTLDDFGSYQCSGLLKNSTGKPTDKRFNLIVSGVDLTRNGSARDPVEGSTVVLICRSYALSSPPRWSYYQTASDTEEEQVSISESDTPSELALKINTTKLTVHGETDSYYVSILELSNATVNSPQKFGCWAANKREQIESATISFQVTRARIPVIAARSNSTASVQVVLVKGQARNLTCAGYASPQPEIQWLKDGIQHFDEVYSSGNATVLTLQGTEEEVGSYACIFSNYLGQSFKNFTVTFVEEPDEIGNTVVIAVGTLTAVIILATILIGIKLYFDKKGNLFPGAQALLRGKPNELNDHLSLDEQIEILPYDTRWEFPRHRLKLGVQLGAGCFGRVVKAQAVGVKDSEETVKTVAVKMVRSQTNVAALEALVGELKIMIHLGAHLNVVNLLGACTKSVIKGELLVIVEYCRFGNLQTYLVGHRTDFFNQVDEFGNLLTDAEMQEMDHSRNGNANNVDEIQTCSSQANLIDQDISACPEGSSSSSSSGEVIPGADTFGFYQQDPENQVSHSVSTADLISWSFQIARGMDYLATKKVLHGDLAARNVLLADGGVAKVADFGMSRNMYYEGNYQKESQGLMPVKWMAIESLTDRRFSTQSDVWSYGVLLWEIFTLGKVPYPGMEANHELVVQLEKGYRMEKPDFAPNYFGEIMAGCWKSDPKERPTFSHIEQQISIQMESTVSDHYLNLNESYEKLNQEKVSTPANEPLGLAKALDSKEKLSRKSSDGDMPTNKPVWNAMSLRRISEEKTNIDAMSQQKTQIGNQYV; translated from the exons ATGGCCGAATGTTTACGTTTTGTTAACACCGTCCGATTTAGGCTTGGCCTAGTGATTGTTTTGACAGGCTTCTTGATTTCCTTAGCGATAGAAGGCCGTGCTGTGGTCCTCGACAAAAACAATGGGATCATGTTGCCCGACAAGGAGGTGCAAGTGTTTAACGCTTCGGCCAATATTAGCGTGACGTGCATCTTCATCCACTCAGTCGAGATCAAATGGAATGTTCCCGACTACCTTATTAAAACACCCGGG ATTAGTGCAATGGCCGAGcgattgaatttcattttcgagaAGAACGAGACTCacgtttggtcaacgatgacTATCACAAAAGCCAGGGCAAGAGACACTGGCTGTTACGAATGCTATTTACCTTTGTTTAATGAAGTCCGAGTGAAGCAGTACCTCTACATTTACA ATAGAAGAGATGCAGTCGTTATGGAAGACGAATTAGTCAAATTTCGCTTTGACATAGGCGAAGAAGTTTTGATACCCTGCAATCCCACTCACCCTGATGTCGTTGTGCAGTTGAAACGTTCTCCTCAGTTAGCCCTCGGGCAACTATCGAAG GAGGAACTGCAACGAGACTTGTTATCCGGATTGTCTCAATATTGGTTCCGGCAACCGTTCAAAGGATTGCGTCACAGAAATGTGACCCTGGACGATTTCGGAAGTTATCAATGCAGTGGCCTACTCAAAAACAGTACGGGCAAGCCAACGGACAAAAGATTTAATCTGATTGTGTCTG GAGTTGATCTGACTAGAAATGGCAGTGCTCGTGATCCTGTGGAAGGAAGTACCGTCGTTCTGATCTGTCGTTCCTACGCTCTTTCATCTCCACCACGCTGGTCGTATTATCAGACTGCCAGCGACACCGAAGAGGAACAGGTTAGCATTAGTGAAAGCGATACGCCATCCGAATTGG CTTTGAAAATCAACACGACAAAACTGACTGTTCACGGAGAAACAGATTCATATTACGTAAGCATTTTGGAATTGTCTAATGCCACAGTGAATTCGCCACAAAAATTCGGATGTTGGGCTGCGAATAAGCGTGAACAAATCGAATCGGCAACCATTTCATTCCAAGTCACAC GGGCTCGCATTCCCGTCATAGCAGCAAGGAGCAATTCGACGGCGTCCGTCCAAGTGGTGCTGGTTAAAGGACAAGCTCGAAATTTGACGTGCGCTGGATACGCTTCGCCTCAACCTGAGATTCAGTGGCTCAAG GATGGCATACAACACTTTGACGAAGTTTACTCTAGTGGCAATGCGACTGTGTTGACCCTACAAGGCACAGAAGAAGAAGTCGGTTCGTACGCTTGCATCTTTAGTAACTACCTGGGCCaaagtttcaaaaatttcacCGTGACCTTTGTTGAGGAGCCGGACGAGATTGGTAATACAGTTGTGATTGCTGTTGGTACATTGACGGCCGTCATCATTCTGGCTACTATCCTGATTGGCATTAAACTCTACTTTGATAAG aaAGGGAACTTGTTTCCAGGCGCTCAAGCACTGCTCAGAGGCAAACCAAACGAACTGAATGATCATCTCAGTTTGGACGAGCAAATCGAAATTTTGCCCTACGATACGCGATGGGAATTTCCCAGGCATCGACTTAAACTCG GTGTGCAGCTGGGGGCTGGGTGCTTCGGCCGAGTGGTCAAAGCTCAAGCTGTCGGTGTGAAAGATTCTGAGGAAACTGTCAAAACAGTGGCAGTGAAGATGGTGCGTTCCCAAACTAACGTGGCTGCCCTGGAAGCTCTGGTCGGTGAATTAAAAATCATGATACACCTGGGGGCACATCTGAATGTCGTTAATCTGTTGGGAGCTTGCACGAAAAGCGTCATCAAAG GAGAACTTTTGGTCATTGTCGAGTATTGTCGATTTGGAAATTTGCAAACTTATCTGGTCGGCCACCGGACGGATTTCTTCAACCAAGTCGACGAGTTCGGCAATCTCTTGACGGATGCTGAAATGCAAGAAATGGACCATTCCAG AAATGGAAACGCGAATAATGTGGATGAGATTCAAACGTGCTCATCTCAAGCCAATTTGATCGATCAAGATATTTCTGCTTGCCCAGAAG GTTCATCCTCGTCGTCTTCCAGTGGGGAAGTCATTCCAGGTGCAGACACGTTTGGATTTTATCAACAAGACCCGGAAAATCAAGTGAGTCATTCCGTTTCGACAGCCGATTTGATATCTTGGTCCTTTCAAATCGCCAGAGGAATGGATTATTTGGCTACGAAAAAA gtTCTTCACGGCGATTTGGCCGCTCGTAACGTCCTACTGGCCGATGGCGGAGTGGCTAAAGTGGCGGATTTCGGAATGTCTCGCAACATGTATTACGAAGGAAATTATCAGAAAGAATCGCAG GGTTTAATGCCCGTCAAATGGATGGCCATTGAATCTCTGACGGATCGCCGTTTCTCCACGCAATCTGACGTCTGGTCGTACGGCGTTCTTCTTTGGGAAATCTTCACCTTAGGCAAAGTGCCATATCCAG GCATGGAAGCCAACCACGAGCTTgtagtgcaactggaaaaagGATACCGTATGGAGAAACCTGATTTTGCACCCAATTATTTTGGAGAAATTATGGCGGGTTGTTGGAAATCGGACCCGAAGGAGAGACCAACGTTCAGCCACATCGAACAGCAGATCAGCATTCAAATGGAGTCGACCGTCAGTGATCACTATTTAAATTTGAACGAATCGTACGAGAAGTTGAACCAAGAGAAAGTGAGTACCCCGGCCAACGAACCTCTGGGTCTGGCCAAAGCTCTGGACTCTAAAGAGAAATTAAGCCGAAAGAGTTCAGATGGCGACATGCCAACCAATAAACCAGTCTGGAACGCAATGAGTTTGCGACGAATCTCtgaagaaaa GACTAACATCGACGCCATGTCCCAACAAAAGACGCAGATAGGCAACCAGTACGTTTAG